The genomic segment ATTTCCACCTGAACTTTTACCACAATTTACCACAATGTTTCTGTGCTCAATAGTTTgctcacattttttcctttcagtgACTTCCCAgttattcatttaaatgttggtgatgtaaaaaatacagattgtgTCCAAATGTGGACTTTTTAAAGGTAAATCTATGAGCAGCATTTGTTAGATGTGATATTTATCATGTTGGAATTTCTGTTGAAATCCAACTTTATTAGAATTCAGTCAGCAGTTAttattaaatgtttgtttaataGTTGTTAATATATTAGTTATCAGTCAGTCTTTATTAAATCTGGAGGATATAAACCactatgattattattattgttcataATAGTAGTAAAAGCGGGAACATTTAGGACTAGAAATGATTTaactgtagtttgtgtttttgtctcattatgGAGCTAAAAATGTTAATTATCAACACTTTTCTGAAGCATTTCTTACAAAAGTGaacaaatttgatttttttctcttaattttatcatcattttataaTAGTTAACTATAATCAGCGCAGACTGACTTAATTTATGGCCTCATTTAGTGTTAATATGACGTCAGTAAACAGGTGAAATGGAAGCTTGATGAagcagtgaaccacttcctgctGCTTCCAAACATCTGACAAGCAGAAGAGCGCCATCTGCTGGctctgtgtcagaactgcatctaagtggaaacaactggaaaagcctcaggactgctttGTCCTggaataaaagctttaaaaacgataaatatgtatgtttgtatatacatatatctgTTTAAACATAGAATAATGTTACTTTTAAAGCCACAGTTGAGTAAGAAAGGATGGTTTTATCTTGCTGACTTGTTTCCACTGCATCTGCCGTCTTCTATCTGATGTGTTGATGACAAGtccatcttccaaaaaatcgtaaaaatatctaaaatgattccatatatatcagtaaaacttctaatattttccttaagaacattcacaaaaaaatcaaccaaaatccagtgaaatttttttgtgagtgttcTTTTTTTGATACTTGtaatttttactttgttttatacatgctcaaaaaaataaactaaatcaacaataaatagatacaacagaaacaacaaaaaatataacaatacattacaacattaaatgacaaaacataaaaacaagggACAAGAcaagaaaggaaaaacaatAATATAAGGTTGCATATTTAGTTTCCATATATATGCTGTAGGAAGGCATCCCATTTCAATTTATGTTTTCCTCCACTGTAGAGGGGAGAAATATGCTCATAGGCAGCAACCATGGATAATGAGCTGTACCAGTCTGAAATGGATGGTGTAAATTTAGATTTCCACCGTTGTACGAGCAACTTTCTTCCAACCATTAATGCAGTCTGAACAAATTCAAGGCTGTTTTTAGAAATGAGTCCCTTTAGCATTGACAGGTTTCCCAGAATGAACAAATGAGCAGAGAAAGGAATGTTAAACTTAATAATGGAGTTCATGGATTCATGTACAGCATTCCAAAAATCTTGCACTTTGGAACAATACCATAACATATGAATTAGTGTACCATTTGTGagtgttcttaaacatttttagcatttcttttttccaccaaaaaatgttcagagatttcccaaaaatgttgaaaatgtggacatcagaagtttcactgtggaaatatgtatttttttccccattttcaaactttaaaacaagttaattttgaccctcaggacgacatgagggttaaactgaAAATAGGTGGATGTGGCAACGAACCGGAGTAATGTGATGATGTCATCTActgttcagtttgtgtgttgtttcagtGTCCTGTCCTTCATGAGTCGTTCCTGTATGATGTGTAACGTGACGTCTACGACGGATTCAGTGAATAATGAAACTACGTCATGTGATGtggagggctggacccaaatatcccgaATATACGAATATtagttcgctacggcggtatccggatattaattttggtatccgaatattcgctccCATCCCCCGTCAGACGTTACCGGGTGGAAcgaatatgcggcgttactgtcttccctctgccttcggcccacatcggctcatatcggctcatcccgtcctgtgatcacataaacatttacacacatgtctatgtgatcactccttcctccccccagatgaaaataGGAACattcagagctcgtctcttccctttgtcttcggcccacttcggctcctccatttgtgtttcttaccacctgaatgtccgggttgctgccgactctgacgtcacgcttcacttcgttgcataaacacaagatgctgaagacctccgctgtttgggaattcttcagtttaactgaagacaaaacggcAGAAAGGCAGTGTGCAACACAtgcgtccgggagaccagacaaaTGGATCCAAATATTGGGGCGGTCCACCCCGGACGTTACGGGTTTGTTATTATGCAAGACAGGTCAAAGTTTCAGTCATATAAATTCATTCCAAATCGTGGATATAAAATGAATCCATTTGTCCTAAATTAGGTCAAATTCATCCTTTGAATTTGTAAAGAGtatgtcattttttccattttaaatatttcctttaCTGTTCCCAACCAATCATCAAAAGTTGGTGGGGTTGAATTTAGccgttttcttttcattttcttgtaaCTGACTTCTTATTATGATGTCATTTACAGTGTTACGGTACAATGTTTTATTGATCCTTTGTGTGTTATTaagatgttaaaatgaatgccgttacagaaaatgtgctcctgattgttttattttttcagatctCACACTGTTATATGAAGGCAGACAGTGGTTCTACACGCCTCATGAGGTGCCCTTTATTCCCACTGAGCCCCTGCCCCTCAACATGTCTGTGCACGCCCCTGGCTCTGTGTTTGAGTGTGGGTGGGGCGGTAACCAAGAAACAGGGGAGTGGACGGGTCCTGGAAAAGGACAAACGAACGTATTTGGCTTTATTGTGGAGAACTGGGAGAGAATAAGGAGGGGTTCATACTCTCAGCAAAGTAAGCCCAAATCAGCACCTACACTTtagaaaacaaacccaaaaccCCACAACCTGCGACTGATGACATTTGGAAGCgactttacagaaaaacaagcccaaagtGGATTATAATAAGTGGACTGGACAACACTGGATGTCAGCAGCAGTAAACAGGTGACATCAGAGTGGTACTAAGACCTTTTTTTACTGATAAAAGGCAAATATTTGCTGTGAAAAAGACCTTTGACTGTtataaatgctgcttttatgagtgatttaactgcagtttgtgCTGTTGTCTTGTTATTGAGCTAAAAAggttcagtttattttacaaatatttgaagTAAAAATGCAGCAAACTGTAATTTATACTGTTCTGTTAATTATCAACACTTTTCCAAAACATCTCCACCATAAACTGAAGCATTTCAAacgtttttcttcatcttctaaTAATGAAGTGGACTCTGTGCAGGTTGGTTCTGTGCTTATCAGATCTCAGCCTGATAACTCTGCTCTTCTTCCTGCTCCCAAACAgcagctccactctgtccacacGTTTCCTGGTTCCTCCCCTTCAGATCTGCACTCTGAAGATGGGTGGAACCAACATGTGGTGACGTGGAAGAGCTGCAGGAACACGTGATTTGTAGATCACAGCTCAGACTAGTTTCAGGAAGGAGGAAGTGAAAGTCACACAGTCGCTGGTAGTGAGAGGAGGAATGGCTCAGAAAGGAGTTCAGCTGGACCGAGAAACCTTCTCTTGTTCCATCTGTCTGGATCTCCTGAAGGATCCGGTCGCTACTTCCTGTGGACACAGCTACTGTATGAAGTGTATTAAAGCCCACTGGGATGGAGAGGACCAGAAGAGAATCTACAGCTGCCCTCAGTGCAGGAAGACTTTCACAGCGAGGCCTGACCTGGAGAAAAACACCATGTTAGCAGCTTTAGTGGAGCAGCTGAAGAAGACTGgactccaagctgctgctgctgatcactgCTATGCTGGACCTGAAGATGTGGCCTGTGATTCCTGTTCTGGTAGAAAACTGAAAGCCTTCAAgtcctgtttgttctgtttggcTTCTTTCTGTGAGAAACACCTTCAGCCTCACTATGAGTCTCCAACTTTTAAGAAACACCAGCTGGTGGAGCCCTCCAAGAAcctccaggagaacatctgctctcgTCATGATGAGGTGAAGAAGATGTTCTGTCGTACTGATCAGCAGTCTATCTGttatctctgctctgtggaccAACATAAAGGCCACGACACGgtctcagctgcagcagaaaggacTGAGAGGCAGAAGAAGCTGGAGGTGAGTCGACTGAACatccagcagagaatccaggacaGACGGAAAGATGTGAAGCTGCTTCAACAGGAGCTGAAGGACATCAAGGTCTCTGCTGATAAAACAGTGGAGGACAGTGAGGAGATGTTCACCCAGATGATCCATCTGATCCAGAAGAGAAGCTctgaggtggagcagcagatcagatcccAGCAGAAGACCCAAGAGAGTCGAGTcaaagagctggaggagaagctgcagcaggagatcaGGGATCTGGAGAGGAAAGAGgctgagctgaagcagctcTCAGATACACCAGATCACAGCCAGTTTCTCCACAACTACCCCTCAGTGTCAGCACTCAGTGAGTCCACACACTCATCCAGCATCAGCATCCGTCCTCTGAGACACTTTGAGGacgtgacagcagctgtgaaagAGCTCAGAGGTAAAGTAGAGGACGTTCTGAAGGACACCTGGACAGACATCTCACTGACACTCACTCAGCCAGACGTTTTActgtcagaaccagaaccagaaccagaaccaaagaCCAGAGCTGGATTCATGAGATATTCACGTCAAATCactctggatccaaacacagcaaacagaaaactgtTATTATCTGAAGGGAACAGAAAAGTAACATTTATGGGTCAACAACAGTcttatcctgatcatccagacagattcaCTGGACGGCCACAGGTTCTGAGTAGagagagtctgactggacgttgttactgggaggtggagtggagagaaGGAGGACGAGGAGTTTTTGTATCAGTTTCATACAAGAACATCAGCAGAGCAGGAAGTGGGGATGAATGTAGATTTGGATTTAATGACAAATCTTGGGCATTAGATTGTTCCCAAAACAGTTATAATTTTTGGTACAACAAAACTAGAACTCCCGTCTCAGGTCCTCGGTCCTCCAGAGTAGGAGTTTATCTGGATCACAGAGCAGGTATTCTGTCTTTCTACAGCGTCTCTGAAACCATGactctcctccacagagtccagaccacattcactgagcCGCTACATGCTGgacttttcattggtttttgTTCAAGTGCTGAGTTGTGTGAAGTGAAGTAGAGGGAGGTAACTGAAGGTGCAGTGAGTCTGATTGTGTCTTTGCTTCTTGGACTCATTTAGTCTCCATCATTGCTGCTCACAGCTCgttgttgtttggtttctaCAGAGATCAGCTGTGGATCAAACAGTGAGCGTCAGCACTCCTTGgtcttctcctttcttcttctgctcctctctgacTTTCTTccaactttctccactaaaatgTGACTGTGATTTGTGTGGATGTTTCCAGCCCAGATGTAGTTTGTGCTCTCAGTCGGTAGAGAGGATTTCTTCCACAGGACCGACAAGTGGAAAGTGTGATTTGATCCAGTTTGGGTGTGCAGACGTTTGGTTGAGTCCCGACACTCATCGGACAGCAGATGTTGTGTGGTTGTGGACTTGATGTTGATTTTCCTGAAGGTGAAACTTCCCCATGAGGCTGTGCTGTTGGTTGAGTGTGGAAGCAGCCACACGTTGAGTCTGCTTTGAAAGCATCACCACACAACAAGTCATGTTTGATGGAGCTTTCTGTTGTTCCTGACAACTTTTCTGACTCGTCACTGAACCGCTGACTGATGCAGTTTTTACACCTcaaatatttaaacatcaacaacaaacagaaaatgtgcatcTGTGTCAGCTTCACACAGAAATCACTCAATTCTTGGtttatttccaacattttattgtaaatatttccatgttttcatatttcagcttctcagaaactatttttcaatttaaaatctGCGTGGAAATGTAACAGGAAGtgacttttattgttttcctctcatttgAATTCATGTTTCTTCAATCCTGTGTCAGTGATGCGTTTAAGGAACAGCTGAGGTGATGGAAAACTCAGCTTTCTGTTCCAATGTGCTTCATGTTTCTTTGACAGAGATCTATGTACAgactgtgttgtatttgtgttttctggggAAATCTGATCATTTTATTCATCTCACATGgtgatgtgtcattttgttgcttttgtttccaGACTGTCCACAAACTTGTGATTGGGCTTCATGTTAATCTGctaataaacacaataaatgagCAGAAGCTGGATTCTACCGTTTCTGCTGATGTCATCCATTGAAATAAATATTCTCTCCCTAAGCTGCTGGTTTGTTTGCAGTCTGACAGTTGATCTCTTCAGAAAAGGTCCAGACATGAAGAATCCAACGTTAGCATGGTTGAAGTGCAGATTTCCACCTGAACTTTTACCACAATTTACCACAATGTTTCTGTGCTCAATAGTTtgctcacatttttttcctttcagtgaCTTCCCAgttattcatttaaatgttggtgatgtaaaaaaatacagattgtgTCCAAATGTGGACTTTTTAAAGGTAAATCTATGAGCAGCATTTGTTAGATGTGATATTTATCATGTTGGAATTTCTGTTGAAATCCAACTTTATTAGAATTCAGTCAGCAGTTAttattaaatgtttgtttaataGTTGTTAATATATTAGTTATCAGTCAGTCTTTATTAAATCTGGAGGATATAAACCactatgattattattattgttcattATAATAGTAAAAGCGGGAACATTTAGGACTCTGTTTTACTGTTCAGGGCGGAACCACGTATTCTGTGGGGGAGGTCGTGTTCCCacaaatatctacagtatataAATGTAAACCTACATAGACAGTAGAATGTATATTTATCTTTAATAACTGTTTGATTCagtttatgtttggtttttctgtctttttttaatgtgttgagGAAACTTTCCGTCGTGACACCCCCGCTCCGTTCCACACTTGGTATCGTCCATGTAGGAAACGGTTGAACGGAGCTAAAAAGGTCGGGATGAAAACACGCTGATATGTTGATAAAGGACGTTTTTAGCGGCAGTGAAACCGTTCCAGATGCTGACTGGAGCTTGTGCTTCAGGTGACAGACAGGTGAGGACTTCCTGGAGCTTCCAGGTGTGTTTGATTCAGCCGGAGAGTCTCCAGGTGTGTTTCCAAAGCAGGTAAGTCCACAACTTTGTCCTGGTcagcttcagtgtttctgcttcttcttcactTCACACCAGGCGTAAACtcaccgtgacgtcacccgttggtttcaacaccgagaaaatgaagcctggattttgctacttcctggtcgccgttttggattttttggagccagtgacgtaaaaagcgtcatcaaacagactggaccggagagcaacttggggcaggaccagtctatgggactgtcaatcaagtatagccacgccccctggctccgccaactttaacgatttatttaaaattcagtattgatttattttaagatcggccacctgatctctcattttgaccatgaaaactaacgggaaaaaaatcctgagctgtagaacatcagtctatcagattttattttttccaaaaatgaattggggtctatggagaaaaagctttttggagccaaccctagagGACGGCgtaaaatggtaaaatggtaaatggtagtatttatatagcgcttttatccaaagcgctttacataatacatcacattcacccaatATCacagcgtgatattgcaagtttttgacgcttccaggtgggcttcaattttggagccagatgctacgtccatctttatatacagtctgtgctTCACACATGCAAACAGAAACACGTTTATTAGTGTGAGTGAGCAGCGAAGTGAAGCTGGGAGCGTTTGATTCACAAATATATTCACACATTCTGCTTTGATCACTGATTTAACTGGAGTTTATGGAGATAAAATGTTCTTTAACAACACTTTGCTCAAGAATTTCTTGGAACAACTGAACAaacttttacttattttttttaattttatcattttattgtaatCTGTGCAGAGTAACTTCATTTATGACCTCATTTAGTGTTAATATGTCATCAGCAGAGTcttatttctgccttttctgCTGTTAAAAGGTAAATATTTGCTGTGAAAAAGGCCTTTTACTGGAAATAATGCTGCTTTATGAGTGATTTAACTgtagtttgtgctgtttttttggtATTGAGCTAAAAAtcttcagtttattttacaaatatttgatgtaaaaatgcagcaaactgtaatttatgctgtttttttagaaatgatttaactgtagtttgtggttttgtctcattatggagctaaaaatgtgaattatcaACAGTTTTCTCAAGCATTTcttgcaaaaactgaacaaattagattttttttccttcattttatcCCCATTTTATAATAATTAACTAGAATCTGGTGCAGACTGACTTCATTTATGACCTCATTTATTGATAATATGTCAGCAGCACTAAACAGATGACA from the Acanthochromis polyacanthus isolate Apoly-LR-REF ecotype Palm Island chromosome 12, KAUST_Apoly_ChrSc, whole genome shotgun sequence genome contains:
- the LOC127536427 gene encoding tripartite motif-containing protein 16-like — its product is MAQKGVQLDRETFSCSICLDLLKDPVATSCGHSYCMKCIKAHWDGEDQKRIYSCPQCRKTFTARPDLEKNTMLAALVEQLKKTGLQAAAADHCYAGPEDVACDSCSGRKLKAFKSCLFCLASFCEKHLQPHYESPTFKKHQLVEPSKNLQENICSRHDEVKKMFCRTDQQSICYLCSVDQHKGHDTVSAAAERTERQKKLEVSRLNIQQRIQDRRKDVKLLQQELKDIKVSADKTVEDSEEMFTQMIHLIQKRSSEVEQQIRSQQKTQESRVKELEEKLQQEIRDLERKEAELKQLSDTPDHSQFLHNYPSVSALSESTHSSSISIRPLRHFEDVTAAVKELRGKVEDVLKDTWTDISLTLTQPDVLLSEPEPEPEPKTRAGFMRYSRQITLDPNTANRKLLLSEGNRKVTFMGQQQSYPDHPDRFTGRPQVLSRESLTGRCYWEVEWREGGRGVFVSVSYKNISRAGSGDECRFGFNDKSWALDCSQNSYNFWYNKTRTPVSGPRSSRVGVYLDHRAGILSFYSVSETMTLLHRVQTTFTEPLHAGLFIGFCSSAELCEVK